The Suricata suricatta isolate VVHF042 chromosome 4, meerkat_22Aug2017_6uvM2_HiC, whole genome shotgun sequence genome includes a region encoding these proteins:
- the LOC115290588 gene encoding atherin-like, whose amino-acid sequence MEFRTRSPGTHILDTAASSAHLFRHWRVSNLFRCVTISRCCRPRRADGNNGSRPRRWWGGCWQGCLRSLTRRNAKRSDPIGSRLAEWGLSPLPQICVCPVAQEDRPGLESGAEGSVAPEPTPTPAGASAALEAGVVSGVTPAATQEPAGDPAPVEGQPGPASDPASASAPPVPASVTAAPPAPVSLAATLGEPGDLPGKISAVPSLAPDTPGDRILIFIIIFLIFYFNTSRRMNVK is encoded by the exons ATGGAATTCAGAACCCGGTCGCCAGGCACCCATATTCTGGACACAGCAGCCTCCTCGGCTCATTTGTTCAGACACTGGCGTGTGAGCAACCTGTTCCGTTGTGTGACCATATCCCGCTGCTGCCGGCCCAGGAGGGCTGACGGCAACAATGGTTCCCGACCCCGGAGATGGTGGGGAGGGTGTTGGCAGGGATGCCTCAGGTCACTGACTAGGAGGAACGCAAAG AGATCTGACCCTATAGGAAGCCGGCTGGCGGAATGGGGATTGAGCCCCCTTCCACAGATTTGTGTGTGCCCTGTGGCCCAGGAGGACCGCCCTGGACTCG aGTCAGGTGCAGAAGGCAGTGTGGCTCCAGagcccaccccaaccccagcagGGGCATCGGCAGCTCTGGAGGCAGGGGTGGTGTCAGGAGTGACTCCCGCAGCGACCCAGGAACCTGCAGGTGACCCAGCACCTGTGGAAGGACAGCCGGGTCCTGCCTCTGATcctgcttctgcctctgcccctcctgtccctgcctctgtcACTGCTGCTCCTCCTGCCCCTGTAAGCCTGGCAGCCACCCTGGGGGAGCCTGGAGACCTGCCAGGGAAGATCTCTGCTGTTCCATCCCTCGCCCCTGACACCCCAGGGGATCGTATATtgattttcatcattatttttttaatattttattttaacacctCTAGAAgaatgaatgttaaataa